The following proteins are encoded in a genomic region of Synechococcus sp. ROS8604:
- a CDS encoding TA system VapC family ribonuclease toxin has protein sequence MSSNADLPDLNVWLALATPDHFHHQPALDYWEHQAAEQVHFCTVTALGLVRLLSQPKLMGPAVKTMHEASAILQALCQQPGVSLTTPASDGWDVFHQLMREGDLSARLCTDAYLAALAISNGWRLVSFDRDFERFGDLQRLKLNGTSSA, from the coding sequence GTGAGCAGCAACGCCGATCTTCCGGATCTCAATGTGTGGCTGGCACTGGCAACCCCTGATCACTTCCATCATCAGCCAGCTCTGGACTACTGGGAGCATCAGGCTGCTGAGCAGGTGCACTTCTGCACGGTCACGGCCTTGGGCCTGGTGCGCCTGTTGAGCCAACCCAAGTTGATGGGTCCAGCCGTCAAAACCATGCATGAGGCTTCTGCCATCCTTCAAGCGTTGTGCCAACAACCGGGGGTAAGCCTCACGACCCCTGCCAGCGATGGCTGGGATGTGTTCCACCAACTGATGCGCGAGGGCGATCTCTCAGCCCGGCTTTGCACCGATGCCTACCTTGCAGCGCTGGCTATCAGCAACGGTTGGCGCCTTGTGAGCTTTGATCGCGACTTCGAACGTTTCGGTGATCTGCAACGGCTAAAACTCAACGGAACATCGTCAGCATGA
- a CDS encoding YciI family protein, translating into MAWFVKHETFTAEMAALSVEQRRSHLDAHRQWVQQEKDKGRTIHSGFLVDENRLPGGGGLLVFVANNFQEALNWVQTDPMIRHGLVDWSISEWIVDCEETFITRSTDFNRCN; encoded by the coding sequence GTGGCTTGGTTCGTCAAACACGAAACCTTTACGGCTGAAATGGCCGCCTTATCTGTTGAGCAGCGGCGGTCTCATCTAGATGCCCATCGTCAATGGGTACAACAGGAAAAAGATAAGGGTCGAACAATCCACAGTGGATTTTTAGTGGATGAAAATAGGCTCCCAGGTGGAGGTGGCTTGCTTGTTTTTGTGGCTAACAACTTCCAGGAAGCTCTGAATTGGGTTCAAACTGATCCAATGATTAGACATGGTTTAGTCGACTGGTCGATCAGCGAATGGATCGTTGATTGCGAGGAAACCTTTATTACGAGGTCGACGGATTTTAATAGGTGTAATTAA
- a CDS encoding GDP-mannose 4,6-dehydratase codes for MLSTAAHGILFNHESPSRRKTFVTRKITRGLSKNNVGLENVYMWVILMH; via the coding sequence GTGTTAAGTACAGCTGCGCATGGCATACTTTTCAATCATGAGAGCCCAAGCCGTAGGAAAACATTCGTAACCAGAAAGATAACTCGCGGCTTAAGCAAAAACAATGTAGGATTGGAAAATGTTTATATGTGGGTAATATTAATGCATTGA
- a CDS encoding GDP-mannose 4,6-dehydratase has translation MQWRMLQQEEPTDFVIATGRQKSVRTFIELFAKALGWCGIRWEGQGVDGIGRRADNNAIEVRIAPKYYRPAEVQTLLENPILAKEKLG, from the coding sequence ATGCAATGGCGTATGCTTCAACAAGAAGAGCCAACAGATTTTGTGATTGCGACTGGAAGGCAAAAAAGTGTACGTACTTTTATAGAGCTTTTCGCTAAGGCGCTTGGATGGTGTGGTATCAGATGGGAGGGGCAAGGAGTTGATGGGATAGGTCGTAGAGCAGATAACAATGCAATTGAGGTAAGAATCGCCCCAAAATATTACCGCCCCGCAGAAGTTCAAACTCTACTGGAAAATCCTATTCTAGCGAAAGAAAAACTCGGTTAG
- a CDS encoding glycosyltransferase — protein sequence MIDLSKQPWQKLYQAAEFAFQEERWLAADRLLEEVLKQEPNHASAFHLLGKVYLKQLRLDAALTAQQRSCELDPSLGWNWFAAGELLMELNRYDEALLSFEQALAMLPSEEWILDQIKAARIARFSACTAGEDLKEGIGPKTYRYWIQHHESPLPTASVPLRDEYWCLDPQNQQLKRLRPDCSKDEFLTPTAPLGDSPWPTDGWLILLGDGAQLRPGALQGLESWLIGIHQEQHLSAPATSLCPLKNQPLMLPDLIYSDEDGLDAYGQRCDPWFKPGWVEESFWSSPWLSNLSVWRMSWLRDRQLPLPPTDLKGRWSWLLRALELHPRISHIPLVLVHGQSFQLDPEPLKQSLIRQGEAIQQVRMHPSLPGCFSLQWQLPKHWSCSIIIPTRDRADLLERCLETVWATTASARCNGCQLEILVVDNGSCEPETGSLLKRWKQRIQVLRSDEPFNWSRLNNQAAAIAKGELLLLLNNDIEAIEPGWFEAMAAQAMRPRVGAVGALLLYPDGTIQYGGVVLGLNHAVGHAYRNLRQNHAVHHGRSRLLSGWGAVTGACLMLRKELLVRLGGLDQGLPVEFNDVDLCLRLVLLGYHCVIPPEAVLIHHECQSRNPKTSQTALPGLNRFRQRWHGVFGCQDSCWPAQSERMFEDGRPLGLSEVSSNN from the coding sequence GTGATTGATTTAAGTAAGCAGCCATGGCAGAAGCTTTATCAAGCTGCTGAATTTGCGTTTCAAGAAGAACGCTGGCTTGCAGCAGATCGTTTGTTAGAGGAAGTCTTAAAACAAGAACCTAATCACGCTTCTGCTTTTCATCTGCTTGGCAAGGTTTACTTGAAGCAGCTTCGCTTGGATGCGGCACTAACGGCTCAGCAACGCAGTTGCGAGCTCGACCCCAGTTTGGGCTGGAATTGGTTTGCCGCAGGTGAGCTCTTGATGGAGCTCAATCGCTACGACGAAGCACTCCTGTCTTTTGAGCAGGCACTGGCGATGTTGCCTTCGGAAGAGTGGATTCTTGACCAGATCAAGGCTGCGCGAATTGCGAGGTTCTCTGCTTGTACTGCAGGGGAAGATTTGAAAGAGGGGATTGGTCCGAAGACCTATCGCTACTGGATTCAGCACCATGAATCGCCCTTACCAACTGCATCAGTGCCTTTGCGGGATGAGTACTGGTGTTTGGATCCTCAAAATCAACAATTGAAACGCTTGCGGCCAGATTGCAGCAAAGATGAGTTCCTGACGCCTACGGCACCGCTTGGCGATTCGCCTTGGCCAACGGATGGCTGGTTGATTCTTCTTGGTGATGGAGCACAACTCCGGCCAGGAGCCTTGCAAGGCCTAGAGAGTTGGCTAATTGGTATTCACCAGGAGCAACACTTGTCCGCTCCCGCGACCTCTTTATGCCCGCTTAAAAATCAGCCTTTGATGCTTCCTGATTTGATTTATTCCGATGAAGATGGTCTGGATGCCTATGGTCAGCGTTGCGATCCATGGTTCAAGCCGGGTTGGGTGGAGGAGAGTTTCTGGAGCAGCCCTTGGCTTTCGAATTTGAGTGTGTGGCGAATGAGCTGGTTGCGAGACCGGCAGCTTCCTCTCCCTCCTACGGATTTGAAGGGCCGTTGGTCTTGGCTGCTTAGAGCCTTGGAACTTCACCCGCGGATTTCACACATACCGCTGGTGTTGGTGCATGGCCAATCCTTTCAACTTGATCCCGAGCCCCTGAAGCAGTCACTTATTCGCCAAGGGGAGGCCATTCAGCAGGTTCGCATGCACCCTTCGCTGCCGGGATGCTTTTCTTTGCAGTGGCAACTCCCTAAACACTGGAGCTGCTCAATCATTATTCCAACGCGGGATCGCGCCGATTTGCTTGAACGATGCCTGGAAACAGTTTGGGCTACGACGGCAAGCGCTCGCTGCAATGGTTGTCAGCTTGAAATCCTGGTGGTTGATAACGGCTCGTGCGAGCCAGAAACGGGATCGTTATTGAAACGCTGGAAGCAGAGGATTCAAGTTTTGCGGAGTGATGAACCCTTTAATTGGAGCCGTCTGAACAATCAGGCGGCAGCAATCGCCAAAGGTGAGTTGCTCTTGCTATTGAATAACGATATCGAAGCGATAGAGCCGGGCTGGTTCGAGGCAATGGCGGCTCAGGCGATGCGACCAAGGGTGGGAGCTGTGGGAGCTCTTTTGCTTTATCCAGATGGAACGATTCAGTACGGTGGTGTTGTTCTGGGACTCAATCATGCTGTTGGTCACGCCTACCGAAATTTGCGTCAAAACCACGCTGTTCATCACGGTCGCAGCAGGCTTCTCTCAGGCTGGGGTGCGGTTACAGGAGCATGCTTGATGCTAAGAAAGGAGCTTTTGGTGCGTTTGGGCGGTTTGGATCAAGGTCTCCCAGTTGAATTTAATGATGTGGACTTGTGCTTAAGACTCGTTCTGTTGGGTTACCACTGTGTAATACCACCTGAGGCAGTATTGATACATCATGAATGCCAAAGTCGTAACCCTAAAACGAGCCAAACTGCATTGCCCGGGTTAAATCGTTTTCGCCAACGATGGCATGGGGTATTTGGTTGTCAGGATTCTTGTTGGCCTGCTCAAAGTGAAAGGATGTTTGAGGATGGAAGGCCTCTTGGACTGAGTGAAGTTTCCAGCAACAATTAA
- a CDS encoding type II toxin-antitoxin system Phd/YefM family antitoxin, with protein MKNPNVSQQRLVNVHQAKTHLSRLMDEARAGETIVLAKAGRPWARLMPLEPPPAQRIPGRLSGLGSLLHPEALLEPLALEELADWDASSLPQTPPLP; from the coding sequence ATGAAAAATCCGAATGTGTCCCAGCAGCGGTTGGTCAACGTGCACCAAGCCAAGACCCACCTCTCGCGCCTGATGGATGAAGCCCGCGCGGGCGAGACGATCGTGCTTGCCAAGGCCGGACGGCCCTGGGCGCGTTTGATGCCCTTGGAGCCGCCTCCGGCGCAGCGCATCCCAGGCCGGTTGAGTGGCCTGGGCTCTTTGCTGCATCCTGAAGCCCTGCTCGAGCCGCTCGCTCTCGAGGAATTGGCGGACTGGGACGCTAGCTCCTTGCCTCAGACTCCACCATTGCCATGA
- a CDS encoding sulfotransferase family 2 domain-containing protein: MQSEYPNILAFMHLYKCGGTTFNWALQNAFPSRVLYCENKDSSGSRIDIEKFISYTSLDSLKKYSAVSSHLIDYKCLSEFSVVTTILRDPLSRLVSAYNFDFYRSMFTGTFDQYIDIYVNMMSKALGSEFINLLSSSDSRCALFLEDLDLSIIYLESMIKLYGYDVNLAFPSLRLNISKGKVPQAVSKHVLTDDQKKRFRFLNRDDIDLYRQQSEFFKATLPKLCGDIDSSRREFSTRKLLADEKMSLIKSYGQGPAHFVYI, from the coding sequence ATGCAATCGGAATATCCTAATATTCTTGCATTTATGCATTTGTATAAGTGTGGTGGAACCACTTTTAATTGGGCTTTGCAAAATGCTTTTCCAAGTAGAGTATTGTATTGCGAAAATAAGGATTCTTCTGGTTCTCGTATCGATATTGAGAAATTTATATCTTATACTAGTCTTGATTCCCTTAAGAAGTATTCAGCTGTCTCTTCTCATCTTATTGATTACAAATGTTTGTCTGAGTTTTCGGTTGTCACTACAATTTTGCGTGATCCCTTGAGTAGGCTTGTTTCTGCTTATAACTTTGATTTTTACAGAAGTATGTTCACTGGTACTTTTGATCAATACATCGATATATATGTAAATATGATGAGTAAGGCGCTTGGCTCTGAGTTTATCAACTTGCTCAGTTCTTCAGATAGTAGATGCGCTCTTTTTTTGGAGGACTTGGATTTATCTATCATTTATCTTGAATCTATGATCAAGCTTTATGGCTATGATGTAAATCTTGCTTTTCCTTCTCTCCGTTTAAATATTTCCAAGGGCAAAGTGCCCCAGGCTGTCTCTAAACACGTTTTAACTGATGATCAGAAAAAGCGTTTCAGGTTTTTGAATCGGGATGATATTGATCTTTATAGACAGCAATCTGAATTTTTTAAAGCCACACTTCCGAAGTTATGTGGAGATATTGACTCCTCTCGTAGAGAATTCTCCACCAGAAAATTGCTAGCAGATGAAAAAATGAGTCTTATTAAGTCTTATGGTCAAGGACCAGCGCACTTTGTTTATATTTAA
- a CDS encoding glycosyltransferase, whose amino-acid sequence MFVKVILEKKISSIAEFFFFDENKLSFVSLDAYDPKEHLILCLPKGHNSILLRVPDSIDSSSLCKNSSSISFIRDACLVSDAYTFLEITRFICNLSSRYDSPLNLAELRDQGFDSVQIIYEVYLSFFKCPDSEFFLKQQTIFADIIPRSKSFSQLFSYLVYIDKLYSILTKKNDALVEECIKTLVVIPTYGNLSYTCACLASIYIDLVVSLCNKGKAPLLDIVVNDDCYPEAGYQDDFLKLNRLNLVSAKINANNVGFLLNCNKTVAANINKWHKHIALLNNDVEVLPGWINGLLDTFSIFDNVGVVGSQQISFQGKIQDAGGLVWRDGSAWNYGKGSTPLSPEFDFARSVDYISGASVVILAHIWQELSGFDQRYVPAYYEDTDLCLAVQALGYKVIYQPVSRVLHVEGASCGSDIEDENSLKRFQAVNKTKFVHKWNSILKYKNENADNVDQSLHSQKIKSALVIEDLLLSPDEDAGSLYMMNNCLALQELGYSISYIPADNFCYMRDCCINMGLRGIEVLAHPRIKQIDDLRNVKGSIPFAYKRNWDIIVICRPCRIFSIKKLREFFPSSKIIYYTHDLHYSRLLSYAQNSARSDQKSKYERESQNMKQIEKDIFSQVDLVFHVSEEEQKEANQLCPHNSVYLNPVVDSPSSFEQSYKGGNDIVFVGSSSHPPNLEGIMWFLEKIWPDVSSEFQDSKLHIIGKSPSSSLVNLSSSFESVLLHGYVKSLQDVFGKCVIGIAPLLSGAGVKGKVLSYLSYGLGVVSTSYGAQGLPNIPVDVLSVADNSESFSEAIKAKLSVSPTSFKKNRCTANNYIQDYFSEESLIHKMKEGLDLLDCSYYKDVLSFAKYSSSELDVSYNQKNSLVYYRDNPF is encoded by the coding sequence ATGTTTGTAAAAGTCATACTTGAGAAGAAAATATCCTCTATAGCTGAATTTTTCTTTTTTGACGAGAATAAACTTTCTTTTGTATCCTTAGATGCCTATGATCCTAAAGAGCATTTAATACTATGCCTTCCTAAGGGCCATAACTCTATTCTACTTAGGGTTCCTGATTCAATAGACAGTTCTTCGCTTTGTAAAAACAGTAGCAGTATCTCGTTTATTCGTGATGCCTGTTTAGTTAGTGATGCTTATACATTTCTTGAAATAACAAGATTTATTTGCAACTTGTCTTCTCGTTATGATTCACCCTTGAATTTGGCTGAATTACGTGATCAAGGATTTGATTCAGTTCAGATTATTTATGAGGTTTATCTGTCATTTTTTAAGTGTCCAGATTCTGAGTTTTTTCTGAAGCAGCAAACAATTTTTGCGGATATCATTCCTAGATCCAAATCATTTAGCCAGCTTTTCAGTTATCTTGTCTACATAGATAAGCTTTACTCTATTCTAACCAAAAAAAATGACGCTTTGGTAGAAGAATGCATTAAAACACTTGTAGTAATTCCTACATATGGCAATCTAAGCTATACATGTGCGTGCCTAGCTTCTATATATATAGATTTAGTTGTATCTCTTTGCAACAAGGGTAAAGCTCCTTTGTTGGATATAGTTGTAAATGATGACTGTTACCCTGAGGCAGGCTACCAAGACGATTTCTTAAAGTTAAATCGTCTTAACCTTGTTTCTGCAAAGATTAATGCTAATAATGTCGGCTTTCTTTTGAATTGCAATAAAACAGTAGCAGCTAATATAAACAAGTGGCATAAACATATTGCATTGTTAAATAATGATGTCGAAGTTCTGCCTGGCTGGATTAATGGTCTGCTAGATACATTTTCTATTTTTGATAATGTAGGTGTTGTCGGTTCACAACAAATTTCATTTCAGGGTAAGATACAAGATGCCGGAGGATTGGTTTGGAGAGATGGATCTGCATGGAATTATGGGAAGGGATCTACACCTTTAAGCCCTGAATTTGACTTTGCAAGGTCTGTTGACTATATATCTGGAGCATCCGTTGTTATTTTAGCTCATATATGGCAAGAATTATCTGGTTTTGATCAACGGTATGTTCCTGCTTACTATGAAGATACTGATTTGTGCTTAGCTGTACAGGCTTTAGGCTATAAGGTTATTTATCAACCGGTTTCAAGAGTTTTACATGTGGAGGGTGCAAGCTGTGGCTCTGACATAGAAGATGAAAACTCATTAAAACGATTTCAGGCAGTTAATAAAACTAAATTCGTTCATAAATGGAATTCTATCCTTAAATACAAAAATGAAAATGCTGATAACGTCGATCAATCATTGCACTCACAAAAGATAAAGTCAGCTTTAGTTATTGAAGATCTTCTTTTGTCTCCTGATGAGGATGCAGGGTCCTTGTATATGATGAATAATTGCCTTGCATTACAGGAACTAGGTTATTCCATTTCATATATTCCAGCTGATAATTTTTGTTATATGAGAGATTGTTGCATAAATATGGGTTTAAGGGGAATTGAGGTTCTTGCCCATCCTCGAATTAAGCAAATAGATGACCTCCGAAATGTTAAGGGAAGTATCCCGTTTGCTTATAAAAGAAATTGGGACATAATAGTTATCTGTAGACCTTGTAGAATCTTCAGCATAAAAAAGTTAAGAGAATTTTTCCCTTCCTCTAAAATAATATATTATACACATGACCTGCATTATTCTCGTCTTTTGTCTTATGCGCAAAATTCAGCAAGATCTGATCAGAAGAGTAAATATGAACGTGAATCTCAGAATATGAAACAGATAGAAAAGGATATATTTTCCCAGGTTGACCTGGTATTTCATGTGAGTGAAGAGGAACAGAAAGAAGCAAATCAATTATGTCCTCATAACTCAGTATATCTCAATCCTGTTGTAGATAGCCCCTCTTCATTTGAGCAAAGTTATAAGGGTGGAAATGATATTGTTTTTGTTGGCTCATCATCTCATCCCCCAAACTTAGAAGGGATAATGTGGTTTTTAGAGAAAATATGGCCTGATGTTTCTTCCGAGTTTCAGGATTCAAAATTACATATTATTGGTAAGTCTCCTTCATCGTCTCTTGTTAATCTAAGTAGCTCGTTTGAATCAGTACTTCTTCATGGATATGTTAAATCTCTCCAGGATGTATTTGGCAAATGTGTCATAGGGATCGCGCCGTTGCTTTCTGGTGCTGGCGTTAAGGGTAAAGTTTTGTCGTACCTTTCTTATGGTCTAGGTGTTGTTTCGACGTCGTACGGAGCCCAGGGGTTGCCTAATATACCTGTTGATGTGTTGTCTGTAGCTGACAATAGTGAGTCATTTTCTGAGGCAATTAAGGCTAAGTTATCTGTATCACCCACGAGTTTTAAAAAAAATCGTTGCACAGCAAATAATTATATTCAAGACTACTTCAGCGAAGAATCTTTGATCCATAAAATGAAGGAAGGGCTTGATTTGCTTGATTGCAGCTATTATAAAGACGTTTTATCTTTTGCCAAATATAGCTCATCTGAGCTAGACGTATCATATAATCAAAAAAATTCACTTGTTTATTATAGGGACAACCCTTTCTGA
- a CDS encoding glycosyltransferase family A protein produces the protein MGEHKMPSISVVLPMRNASPWLPALLSALVKEWTTPFELIAIDDGSSDQSGQRLQQLCGHWPQQRWRLLDGGGQGVSAARNLGVQASRAPLIAFLDADDRPLPGRLSLPIQALRDHPNLSHVHGGWWRCDARGRKKHAVHPWREGAGFSWQQCLEHKAVLPSAWTIRRDAFLSVGGFDAKLRHSEDVDLLVRLAAAGHQGRWIKQELVRYRIHSGSASAKLQPQLLGLLAVMNRHLNQVPESSQAWASELRYGTTTWAVWQAWQGNQDRFALELLRQALNDCPYPLARRPVHLIEVFQRSNDRIGERFNRNQLLASEFWQQAETLLLAR, from the coding sequence ATGGGTGAACACAAGATGCCAAGCATCAGCGTGGTTTTGCCCATGCGCAATGCTTCCCCTTGGCTGCCTGCGCTTCTGTCTGCCCTCGTCAAAGAATGGACTACACCTTTTGAACTCATTGCCATCGACGATGGCAGCTCAGATCAATCAGGCCAACGGCTTCAACAACTTTGCGGGCACTGGCCCCAGCAGCGTTGGCGCTTGCTGGATGGAGGCGGACAAGGAGTCTCTGCTGCCCGCAATCTTGGCGTTCAGGCCAGCCGTGCTCCCCTGATCGCCTTTCTTGATGCCGATGATCGCCCCCTGCCTGGCAGGCTGTCGCTTCCCATCCAAGCGCTACGCGACCATCCCAATCTGAGCCATGTGCACGGAGGCTGGTGGCGCTGTGATGCCAGAGGCCGCAAAAAGCATGCGGTGCATCCCTGGAGAGAAGGCGCCGGTTTCAGCTGGCAGCAGTGTTTAGAACACAAGGCCGTGCTGCCCAGTGCCTGGACCATCCGCCGTGATGCATTTTTATCAGTGGGTGGCTTTGATGCGAAGTTACGCCATTCAGAAGATGTGGATCTCCTAGTGCGACTGGCTGCCGCTGGCCATCAAGGACGCTGGATCAAACAAGAACTCGTGCGTTATCGAATCCATTCAGGGAGTGCCAGCGCCAAACTGCAACCACAATTGTTGGGCCTGTTAGCGGTGATGAATCGCCACCTCAATCAGGTTCCGGAGAGCTCTCAGGCTTGGGCTAGCGAACTGCGTTATGGCACCACCACCTGGGCCGTATGGCAAGCCTGGCAAGGCAATCAGGATCGCTTCGCCCTCGAGTTGCTTCGTCAGGCCCTGAATGATTGCCCCTATCCCCTGGCCAGAAGGCCCGTGCACCTAATTGAAGTGTTTCAACGCAGCAATGACCGCATCGGCGAACGCTTCAACCGCAATCAACTGTTGGCGAGTGAATTTTGGCAACAGGCCGAAACGCTGCTTTTAGCGCGATGA
- a CDS encoding lipopolysaccharide assembly protein LapB → MTNQSFTDEVQELDALIASQQWDEAFPLAQDLMDKIPLTPGVLERLAQVLRGQEDWEALLDVLMRSRNRYQLWPQGSDLLMGQGMVELGRWSESIPYLELAVAQDSLSGWAHHFLGKAMRHTGHLQDALTHQQTASDQLPEFPWAPFEAGQLLQELGESKLAILEMQEARQRSGKSNEVIEAEWQKLKPVVILEQVDQLIDAGKTNEAFSALRQAMLQNPDHSALDERLLQLISAGKTDHGPAEQSGLDASAVLDQELTQIEGLLDQLEAKASSVASTDNEITFL, encoded by the coding sequence ATGACGAATCAAAGTTTTACCGATGAAGTTCAAGAACTCGATGCTCTGATTGCATCACAGCAGTGGGATGAAGCTTTTCCTCTAGCTCAGGACTTGATGGATAAGATCCCACTCACTCCTGGTGTCTTGGAACGCCTCGCGCAGGTCTTGCGAGGTCAGGAGGATTGGGAGGCTTTGCTGGATGTGTTGATGCGATCGCGCAATCGCTATCAGCTTTGGCCCCAGGGGAGCGATTTATTAATGGGGCAAGGGATGGTGGAGTTGGGACGATGGAGTGAATCCATTCCCTACCTGGAGCTGGCCGTTGCTCAAGATTCCTTGTCTGGGTGGGCGCACCACTTTTTAGGGAAGGCGATGCGTCATACAGGCCATTTGCAGGATGCATTAACCCATCAGCAAACGGCGAGTGATCAACTGCCTGAATTCCCCTGGGCTCCGTTTGAAGCTGGCCAGCTTTTGCAGGAGTTAGGTGAATCCAAACTGGCGATTTTGGAGATGCAGGAGGCTCGCCAGCGGAGTGGAAAAAGCAATGAGGTAATTGAAGCCGAGTGGCAAAAATTAAAGCCAGTGGTGATTTTGGAGCAGGTGGATCAGTTGATTGATGCCGGAAAGACCAACGAAGCGTTTTCGGCTTTGCGGCAAGCGATGCTTCAAAATCCAGATCATTCCGCCTTGGATGAGCGACTGTTGCAGTTGATCAGTGCTGGAAAGACTGATCACGGGCCTGCTGAACAGAGCGGTTTGGATGCTTCTGCTGTCCTTGACCAGGAACTCACCCAGATCGAAGGCTTGCTCGATCAACTTGAAGCCAAGGCTTCATCAGTAGCTAGCACTGATAATGAGATAACGTTTCTTTGA
- a CDS encoding CopG family transcriptional regulator: MRTTLQLDDDVLAAARVLARQRQSTIGDVISDLARQALSRSADGGVQNVLEQRSRLPQLPMKASGGVVDLELVNQLRDQEA; encoded by the coding sequence ATGCGCACCACTCTCCAGCTCGATGACGATGTGCTCGCCGCAGCGCGCGTTCTGGCCCGTCAGCGTCAAAGCACGATCGGTGATGTGATCAGCGACCTAGCCAGGCAGGCCCTATCCAGGTCAGCAGACGGAGGAGTACAGAACGTTTTGGAGCAACGCTCTAGATTGCCGCAATTACCGATGAAGGCTTCTGGTGGCGTCGTTGATTTGGAGCTTGTGAATCAGTTGCGCGATCAAGAGGCTTGA
- a CDS encoding WcbI family polysaccharide biosynthesis putative acetyltransferase — protein MKLLLIGNCQIVAISKVIEDAYSHEIILNKIIIHKTNPSLVEQYAEELSQSDLIISQLIKNKNYPSVLSSDYIKNCHPQKCIFIPNSYFRGYNPDLIYLKYEGLRLVDTPLHDYHSNIIYKGWKKSLSEKETLNLLNDSTTWEKLYKTVASQSFEELKSREVSCDIKISEFLEKNMSHSVLFHTFNHPSNKLLAEIAAQLIQMIEIKTGVIAKNKYKALDRFSVGHEALGKIRTPVHPYVKNQLKLNIPITQNNDLIYRIGKKGEPENLSAKVLVKRFYSYYKTAIN, from the coding sequence ATGAAACTTCTCTTGATAGGTAACTGTCAGATTGTTGCAATTTCTAAGGTTATCGAAGATGCTTATTCACATGAAATAATACTGAATAAGATTATAATACACAAGACCAATCCTTCTCTTGTTGAACAGTACGCAGAAGAACTATCTCAATCTGACTTGATTATTAGTCAGCTCATTAAGAATAAGAACTATCCAAGCGTACTAAGTAGCGACTACATCAAGAATTGCCATCCACAAAAATGTATTTTTATCCCTAATTCGTATTTTAGAGGATACAATCCTGATCTTATATATCTTAAATACGAAGGGTTAAGGCTAGTCGACACACCCCTCCATGATTATCACAGCAACATAATATATAAAGGGTGGAAGAAAAGTCTTAGCGAAAAAGAAACACTTAATCTTCTTAACGATTCTACTACTTGGGAAAAACTATACAAAACAGTAGCAAGTCAGTCATTTGAAGAATTAAAGTCCAGAGAAGTATCATGCGATATCAAGATATCCGAATTCTTAGAAAAGAATATGAGTCACTCAGTTCTTTTCCATACATTTAATCACCCATCAAATAAGCTCTTGGCAGAAATTGCCGCACAACTTATCCAAATGATTGAAATAAAAACAGGTGTAATCGCCAAAAATAAATACAAGGCTCTTGATAGATTTTCTGTTGGGCACGAAGCTCTTGGTAAAATAAGAACACCAGTGCACCCATACGTAAAAAATCAACTCAAATTAAATATACCCATCACACAAAATAATGATCTTATATACAGGATAGGCAAAAAAGGGGAGCCCGAAAATTTATCAGCGAAAGTTTTAGTGAAGAGATTTTATTCTTACTACAAGACTGCTATAAATTGA
- a CDS encoding class I SAM-dependent methyltransferase gives MHYWGLIQKIQPKVILEIGSGWSSRVAANAAQRIGSTLQCIDPSPRADLHHLNIDFLEEIIQNFDPYQLSTTLGKGDILFIDSSHSVKTGNDVVFIYCISRYYQKDL, from the coding sequence TTGCATTATTGGGGATTAATACAAAAAATTCAGCCTAAAGTTATTCTCGAAATCGGTTCCGGATGGAGTTCTCGAGTCGCCGCCAATGCAGCACAGAGGATCGGATCAACATTGCAGTGCATTGATCCATCCCCAAGAGCAGATCTACATCATTTAAATATTGACTTTCTCGAAGAAATAATCCAAAACTTTGACCCTTACCAACTTTCGACGACGCTAGGCAAGGGAGATATACTATTTATAGACTCAAGTCATTCAGTAAAAACTGGAAACGATGTGGTATTCATTTACTGCATATCTCGCTACTACCAAAAGGACTTATAG